The Spirochaeta isovalerica genome includes a window with the following:
- a CDS encoding acyl-CoA thioesterase: MDYIFEIDMEVRDHECDVQGVVNNGQYQNYMTHARHKFIKSEGIDFNELYKEGIAAMVTRVEMDYLAPLLPNDEFTVKIALERKKSTRLIFLQDIFKKDGTQVIRSKVTTVCIDVKEGFPLMLDEVFESLFKKYGL; this comes from the coding sequence ATGGATTATATTTTTGAAATAGACATGGAAGTGCGGGACCACGAATGCGATGTGCAGGGAGTGGTCAACAATGGTCAATATCAGAACTATATGACCCATGCCCGTCATAAATTCATAAAATCCGAAGGGATCGATTTTAACGAGCTGTACAAGGAAGGTATTGCCGCTATGGTAACCCGGGTTGAAATGGATTACCTGGCTCCGCTGCTCCCCAATGATGAGTTTACCGTAAAAATCGCACTGGAGAGAAAGAAATCCACAAGGCTGATTTTTCTTCAGGATATTTTCAAAAAAGACGGAACACAGGTTATCCGGTCAAAAGTCACGACGGTCTGCATTGATGTCAAAGAGGGCTTTCCTCTGATGCTCGACGAAGTGTTCGAAAGTCTATTCAAGAAATATGGACTTTGA
- a CDS encoding response regulator has translation MKGWVVIIFPLILLLSCGNKAYIEGGHRAEEGLLDLSGESFEKNISLEGQWLFTSGHFSDADPQNWSTLKVPARWNGRYRDGTYSLTVKLPPSKDYYGIYIPDCYTSYRIRLNEDSYRNGDIGENYAPTLKPRIFPVHAGGELDIRIMVSDYDTTFGGITSPPYLGKLENIQSHYTRKNVVDAVSIGVLLFSGFFSLVIWFVSRDSGGRRQLILALLSFWMIVRFASDYNSIILHYYDFYLLHEKLTWLNIPVIVFLFGVYFHQLYDIKFYKILLKISLGLSVVYGLIVLFGSVKVAYRADIPYELIMIVPMTATLFVTAHDVFVRRRSVESLYWFIVMVIGILLFGGNSLKSFNNNNFNTESLTAFIIPVQILLSYFPYRRIYDQNTKLYKHKNDIFMRISDSLKTPLYGITGLLDIMSRETESPQKLEKEVKAAQVETEKLSRQIDYLLSVSRADVVESRNILKPKLVNAGYEIVIIDDVEINRSIVKEQLKQVFRNGQFHLFESGEAALAFDELHFADMIFCDLMMPGMDGFEFTRACRKQGLLMPLFIFSASLNRENRQKALAFGADGYLTKPLKIDEIHDLFQLYL, from the coding sequence TTGAAAGGCTGGGTCGTGATAATCTTTCCCCTTATCCTTTTACTGTCATGTGGTAATAAGGCCTATATAGAGGGAGGACACAGAGCCGAAGAAGGTCTCCTCGATCTTTCCGGAGAGTCATTCGAAAAGAACATATCACTGGAAGGGCAGTGGCTCTTCACTTCAGGACATTTCAGCGATGCTGATCCGCAAAACTGGAGCACATTGAAAGTTCCGGCCCGTTGGAACGGACGGTATCGGGACGGAACCTATTCTCTGACCGTCAAGCTTCCGCCCTCGAAGGATTATTACGGGATCTATATACCCGATTGCTACACTTCATACAGAATCCGTCTCAATGAGGACAGCTATCGGAACGGCGATATCGGCGAAAACTACGCTCCGACTCTCAAACCCAGAATTTTTCCGGTCCATGCCGGTGGCGAACTGGATATCCGTATAATGGTCAGCGATTACGATACGACATTCGGAGGTATAACATCGCCTCCCTATTTGGGAAAGCTGGAGAATATTCAGTCCCATTATACGAGAAAGAACGTTGTCGACGCCGTCAGCATAGGAGTGCTTCTGTTTTCCGGCTTTTTTTCGCTTGTCATCTGGTTCGTCTCCAGAGATAGCGGGGGGCGGCGGCAGCTGATTCTGGCCTTGCTTTCATTCTGGATGATTGTCCGCTTCGCCAGTGATTACAATTCGATCATTCTTCATTACTACGATTTTTATCTTCTTCACGAAAAACTGACCTGGTTGAATATTCCTGTCATCGTGTTCCTCTTCGGAGTGTATTTCCATCAGCTGTACGATATCAAATTCTATAAAATCCTTTTGAAAATCTCTCTGGGGCTTTCGGTGGTTTACGGACTCATCGTTCTGTTCGGTTCGGTGAAAGTGGCATACAGGGCGGACATTCCCTATGAGCTGATTATGATAGTTCCCATGACCGCGACGCTCTTTGTAACAGCTCATGATGTTTTTGTCAGAAGACGAAGCGTCGAGTCGCTCTACTGGTTTATTGTCATGGTTATCGGCATTCTTCTTTTCGGTGGCAATTCACTCAAGAGTTTCAATAATAACAATTTCAATACGGAATCCCTGACTGCCTTTATCATTCCCGTTCAGATTCTGCTTTCCTATTTCCCCTACCGCAGGATATACGATCAGAATACGAAGCTCTACAAACATAAAAATGATATCTTTATGAGAATTTCCGATTCTCTTAAAACGCCCTTATACGGAATTACCGGTCTTCTGGACATAATGAGCAGAGAGACAGAGTCTCCCCAAAAACTGGAGAAGGAAGTGAAGGCCGCTCAGGTAGAGACGGAAAAGCTGTCCCGGCAAATAGATTATCTTCTTTCGGTTTCCCGGGCCGATGTGGTAGAAAGCCGGAACATACTGAAACCGAAACTGGTCAACGCGGGATATGAAATCGTAATTATCGACGATGTGGAAATAAACCGGTCAATTGTAAAAGAACAGCTGAAACAGGTCTTCCGTAATGGACAGTTTCATCTTTTCGAGTCCGGCGAAGCTGCTCTGGCTTTCGATGAACTCCATTTCGCCGATATGATTTTCTGCGATCTTATGATGCCGGGTATGGATGGTTTCGAGTTTACAAGGGCCTGTCGAAAACAGGGGCTCCTGATGCCGCTTTTTATTTTCAGCGCTTCCCTCAATCGGGAAAACAGGCAAAAAGCGCTGGCTTTCGGAGCTGACGGTTATCTGACAAAGCCTTTAAAAATCGATGAAATCCACGATTTGTTCCAATTGTACCTTTAA
- a CDS encoding GntR family transcriptional regulator gives MPRLSKDALGDLVYDQIVLMLLNKDLKPGDKLQKKELAEILGVSITPVSEALNRLIREGIVEQREKRDLFIRVFTTADMVELFEVRAGLEGTALHICMEKLNDREWEPLLALFDGFDIPVAEDRYEEYQLKDREFHSSLLKLSRNNLIQEFIDRCDFILRCYSRGLIREPDETLPEHRRIIEAIRSKNADLAQRMIMEHHWRTREKLGKSL, from the coding sequence ATGCCCCGTCTGTCAAAAGATGCCCTGGGCGACCTTGTTTACGACCAGATTGTCCTTATGCTTCTCAATAAAGACCTCAAGCCGGGAGATAAACTGCAGAAAAAAGAACTGGCCGAGATTCTGGGAGTCAGCATTACACCGGTCAGCGAAGCCCTGAACCGTCTGATCCGCGAAGGAATTGTGGAACAGAGGGAGAAACGGGATCTGTTTATACGCGTCTTTACGACAGCCGATATGGTCGAGCTTTTTGAAGTCCGGGCCGGGCTTGAAGGAACGGCTCTGCATATCTGCATGGAAAAACTGAATGACCGGGAATGGGAACCTCTTCTGGCATTATTCGATGGTTTTGACATTCCTGTCGCTGAAGACAGATACGAAGAATATCAGCTCAAAGACCGTGAGTTTCATTCCTCGCTTCTCAAGTTATCCCGTAACAATCTGATTCAGGAATTTATAGACCGCTGTGATTTCATTCTACGCTGCTATTCCAGGGGATTAATCAGAGAACCGGATGAAACTCTCCCGGAACACAGAAGGATCATCGAAGCCATCCGCTCGAAAAATGCCGATCTGGCCCAGAGAATGATTATGGAACATCACTGGAGAACAAGAGAGAAGCTGGGAAAGAGCCTTTAA
- a CDS encoding GntR family transcriptional regulator, which produces MKSYKVETADLVEKVYSSIKEMILKGELVPGQKLIQEEMAAHLGVSRTPILSAFSKLEKEWLVKSIPRRGFYIYEMSREEKINLFDIRLRLESLGAFKAAELGTPKEKKALLSYVEKNSSKDFSTSSSGFNQHDYEFHRRITDMSRNVMLSTMISSYNIVSLSNQDDRTIDYSRSISDHLAISRAISESDAAKAEGLMRDHIQTGLDRIQGV; this is translated from the coding sequence ATGAAATCATACAAAGTTGAAACTGCTGACCTGGTTGAAAAGGTATACTCATCCATAAAGGAAATGATTCTCAAAGGAGAACTGGTTCCCGGTCAGAAACTCATACAGGAGGAAATGGCCGCTCATCTGGGCGTTTCCCGCACACCTATTCTTTCAGCCTTTTCCAAACTGGAAAAAGAATGGCTTGTCAAAAGCATCCCCCGGAGGGGTTTTTATATATACGAGATGAGCCGTGAAGAGAAAATCAATCTCTTTGATATCCGGTTGCGGCTGGAATCTCTCGGAGCCTTTAAAGCCGCAGAGCTGGGAACGCCGAAAGAAAAAAAAGCTCTCCTCTCCTATGTGGAAAAAAACAGTTCGAAAGATTTCAGCACCTCTTCCTCCGGTTTCAATCAGCACGACTACGAATTCCACAGACGGATAACGGACATGAGCCGGAACGTCATGCTCAGCACCATGATTTCTTCCTATAACATAGTCAGCCTCAGCAATCAGGATGACAGGACGATTGATTACTCACGGAGCATCAGTGATCATCTGGCCATAAGCCGCGCCATCAGCGAGAGTGATGCCGCCAAAGCTGAAGGGCTGATGCGCGACCATATTCAGACCGGACTCGACCGGATTCAGGGGGTATAG
- a CDS encoding sugar phosphate isomerase/epimerase family protein, translated as MIGVSPAYYISRYGTAFTIDDVIEGMDWLRDHHFTALQLEVFHYNQIDQWTFSNGMRLKNALDDKGLKASQFVAHFLMNSFDSPESLRSDKGLYELEFISALVSRFSLTGIITVPIPPFESDGPAGRDEFLYFDEKLNRIALFLEEKGLALALEPQPGSLAADLSFLERHGKIGLNLDPGHLLCSGIDPFSLDLEILSRVMATHLCENDGVENLSLRPGTFDNRWASLLGNLIGSGYRGTFDLEIICRSEQFEPEYEAGRFFLENYCIQNNIYI; from the coding sequence TTGATCGGAGTATCCCCAGCCTACTATATCAGCCGATACGGCACGGCATTTACAATTGATGATGTCATTGAAGGCATGGATTGGTTGAGGGATCACCATTTTACAGCACTCCAGCTTGAAGTCTTTCATTACAATCAAATCGATCAATGGACTTTCAGCAATGGCATGAGGCTGAAGAATGCGCTTGACGATAAAGGATTGAAAGCCAGTCAGTTCGTTGCCCATTTTCTGATGAACAGCTTTGACAGCCCTGAATCGCTGCGCTCTGACAAGGGTCTATATGAACTTGAATTCATTTCTGCCCTGGTAAGCCGATTTTCCTTAACCGGTATTATCACTGTTCCCATACCTCCTTTTGAGAGTGACGGCCCTGCCGGTAGAGATGAATTTCTATATTTTGATGAAAAGCTGAACAGAATCGCACTTTTCCTGGAAGAGAAGGGGCTGGCATTGGCACTCGAGCCGCAGCCGGGAAGTCTGGCAGCTGATCTTTCCTTTCTGGAAAGACATGGGAAGATTGGACTCAATCTCGACCCCGGGCATCTTTTATGCAGCGGTATCGATCCCTTCTCTCTGGATCTTGAAATCCTGTCCCGGGTTATGGCTACCCATCTGTGCGAGAATGACGGAGTGGAAAATCTCTCTCTACGGCCGGGAACATTCGACAACCGCTGGGCGAGCCTTCTGGGTAATCTTATCGGATCGGGATACAGAGGAACATTTGATCTCGAGATAATCTGCCGGTCTGAACAGTTTGAACCGGAATATGAAGCGGGCCGATTTTTTTTAGAAAACTATTGTATACAAAATAATATATACATATGA
- a CDS encoding sugar phosphate isomerase/epimerase family protein translates to MSNKPKFAVITGFIGETADRFRSYNAPKNLEEKFQVMHSLENVNGVELVFPYEVKDAAVVKPLLEKYELEMAAVNVNIKKEEEFLHGSVSHPDKTIREKAVRFIKEAKDFAEAVGADKVQCCPLGDGYEYSLQSDYANSWKHMVECFAEAGEYKPEIPLFIEYKPNEIRGNCFIENAAKTLCLLNDIGNEAIGVTLDFGHSMYGGETPAEALSLIESSRFPYYIHINDNDGRWDWDYMCGTRNFQAYVEFVYYLKRFNYAGWLTSDTSPTRVDIKECFEANARWTQKIWDMLDAMDLKELTKLLNQTDFVRNWKFLEKELFFRN, encoded by the coding sequence ATGAGCAATAAACCGAAATTCGCTGTCATAACCGGTTTTATCGGTGAAACGGCAGACCGGTTCCGTTCCTATAACGCACCGAAAAACCTGGAGGAGAAATTTCAGGTCATGCATTCCCTGGAGAATGTTAACGGCGTGGAACTTGTCTTTCCCTATGAAGTGAAGGATGCTGCTGTCGTCAAGCCGCTGCTTGAGAAGTATGAACTGGAGATGGCCGCCGTTAATGTGAATATCAAAAAGGAAGAGGAATTCCTGCACGGCAGTGTGTCTCATCCTGATAAAACCATTCGGGAAAAGGCAGTCCGCTTCATCAAGGAGGCAAAGGACTTTGCCGAGGCCGTCGGCGCGGACAAAGTACAGTGCTGCCCGCTCGGAGATGGATATGAGTACAGTCTGCAGTCCGATTATGCCAACTCGTGGAAGCATATGGTCGAATGTTTTGCCGAAGCGGGGGAGTACAAGCCGGAAATCCCCCTCTTCATCGAATACAAACCCAATGAGATCCGCGGGAACTGCTTTATCGAAAATGCGGCCAAGACCCTCTGTCTGCTCAACGACATCGGCAATGAGGCAATTGGAGTCACGCTTGATTTCGGACACTCCATGTACGGAGGCGAAACTCCGGCGGAAGCCCTCTCATTAATCGAAAGCAGCCGGTTTCCCTATTACATCCATATAAACGATAACGACGGAAGGTGGGACTGGGACTATATGTGCGGCACGCGGAACTTCCAGGCCTATGTTGAGTTCGTCTATTACCTCAAGCGCTTCAACTATGCCGGCTGGCTCACCTCCGACACATCGCCCACCCGCGTGGATATTAAGGAATGTTTCGAAGCCAACGCCCGGTGGACCCAGAAAATCTGGGACATGCTCGATGCCATGGATCTTAAGGAACTGACGAAACTGCTCAATCAGACGGATTTTGTCAGGAACTGGAAGTTTCTGGAAAAAGAACTGTTTTTCAGAAATTGA
- a CDS encoding tripartite tricarboxylate transporter substrate binding protein has product MKKLLTLVVCLAALSGVLFAEGQAEYPERDITNILVWGAGGGTDTCNRVVMAEMAKELGVNINVVNKPGGVAGSVGMSDAFAKASDGYTICGLSESCVTSAVMGGFPERMNVWDFFIIGGSPDIVSVTPDAPYDTIEDLIEAAKANPGSIRAGAGGAGSIHHLNLLALQDGTGAEFNFIPYDGSAPSQNAAMTGEITVVVTSVAEQAQLIRGGKLKPLGVLVEDNFDLDGTAIPSALQAYTDLRNFLPISQAIGFAIKKDADEAIKSKLRNAFTVAMNSQAVLDFGKENFYILSGKYGEEAGKVFDSLESNFAWTLDALGAAKVSPASLGIPKM; this is encoded by the coding sequence ATGAAGAAACTGTTAACTCTGGTTGTTTGTCTGGCAGCATTGTCAGGTGTTCTCTTTGCGGAAGGACAGGCGGAATATCCCGAAAGAGATATTACCAACATTCTGGTCTGGGGTGCCGGCGGCGGTACCGACACATGTAACCGCGTGGTTATGGCCGAAATGGCAAAGGAACTGGGAGTCAACATCAATGTGGTTAACAAACCCGGCGGCGTGGCCGGTTCGGTCGGAATGAGCGACGCATTCGCCAAAGCCTCCGACGGGTACACAATCTGCGGTCTTTCCGAATCCTGCGTGACCTCCGCTGTTATGGGCGGATTCCCCGAAAGAATGAATGTATGGGATTTCTTTATCATCGGCGGGTCTCCCGATATCGTTTCCGTAACACCCGATGCCCCCTACGACACTATTGAAGACCTGATCGAAGCGGCAAAAGCCAACCCCGGATCTATCAGAGCCGGCGCCGGCGGAGCGGGATCCATTCACCACCTGAATCTTCTTGCACTGCAGGACGGAACAGGCGCGGAGTTCAACTTTATCCCCTACGATGGTTCAGCACCTTCACAGAATGCTGCCATGACCGGTGAGATTACAGTTGTTGTTACTTCTGTTGCGGAACAGGCTCAGCTTATCCGCGGTGGAAAACTGAAACCCCTCGGCGTTCTGGTGGAAGACAACTTCGACCTCGATGGAACAGCCATACCTTCTGCGCTTCAGGCTTATACTGACCTGAGAAACTTCCTGCCTATTTCCCAGGCTATCGGTTTCGCTATCAAGAAAGATGCTGATGAAGCCATCAAATCCAAACTGAGAAACGCTTTTACAGTTGCTATGAACTCACAGGCTGTACTCGATTTCGGAAAAGAGAACTTCTACATTCTCTCCGGTAAATACGGAGAGGAAGCCGGTAAGGTTTTCGATTCACTCGAATCCAACTTCGCCTGGACTCTCGATGCTCTGGGAGCGGCAAAGGTTAGCCCTGCTTCTCTGGGCATACCGAAAATGTAA
- a CDS encoding tripartite tricarboxylate transporter TctB family protein, with amino-acid sequence MEEKKLRQYDFITAVGLILFSVWELSQALKMPMKESYGGVQSEWYVSPALLPMIIGGGLMLLGAILLVNAIRTGGAASFIEAVKNSGKIKVTEPTRRVVTVVFAFVSFIYLMIPNVDFFLSISLFLFYISTSFYPERDDFRKKMTLQFIIGMGVLLILITTGLDDVLKGILSYNVDILALLFLIYLNIYSRIQARKMDIARKTIRQVTLISLIVPLILCPLFRYFLLVPLPVEGGIIKLMNLVYYAVR; translated from the coding sequence ATGGAAGAAAAAAAACTTCGGCAGTATGATTTTATTACGGCGGTCGGATTGATTCTGTTCAGTGTCTGGGAATTGTCACAGGCTTTAAAAATGCCTATGAAAGAGTCCTACGGCGGTGTTCAGAGCGAATGGTATGTCTCTCCCGCCCTGTTGCCTATGATAATCGGCGGGGGCTTGATGCTGCTGGGGGCGATCCTTCTGGTCAATGCAATCAGAACCGGCGGAGCAGCTTCTTTTATCGAAGCTGTAAAAAACAGCGGAAAAATAAAGGTGACCGAACCGACAAGACGGGTTGTTACGGTCGTTTTCGCTTTTGTATCCTTCATCTATCTGATGATTCCTAATGTGGATTTCTTTCTGAGCATTTCCCTTTTTCTCTTTTACATCTCCACTTCCTTTTATCCGGAAAGAGATGATTTCAGAAAGAAGATGACCTTGCAGTTCATCATTGGAATGGGTGTGCTTCTCATACTGATTACTACGGGACTGGACGATGTTCTCAAGGGAATTCTTTCCTATAACGTTGATATACTGGCTCTGCTGTTTCTCATCTATCTGAATATCTACAGCCGGATACAGGCCCGCAAAATGGATATAGCCCGGAAAACTATCAGACAGGTAACGCTGATCTCACTCATCGTTCCCCTTATTCTCTGTCCTCTTTTCCGCTATTTCCTTCTGGTTCCGCTACCTGTCGAGGGGGGGATCATCAAACTGATGAACCTCGTCTATTACGCCGTGCGCTAA
- a CDS encoding tripartite tricarboxylate transporter permease: MGFLEPLQIFFMSIVGLVANPVNILILFGSVIMGIIFGATPGLTATLGVALLTTLTYGMDVSTAMVALMGIYVGGVYGGSYTAVLVNIPGTAASAATALDGYPLARKGQAGRALGLTTTASAIGTVIGMVFVVMLSPVISALALEFTSFEFFLLALFGIVISGTLTSQDLVYKGWIAGLIGLFLATIGRDSLQFFPRYTFGMSELEGGLDLVPVLIGAFGIPQIMQTIRDNFKISETSEFKKILPEWKTIGKNIPTILRSSLIGVGIGAVPGIGEDIAGWVSYGTAKKASKHPEEFGKGAVEAVIATETANNSCIGGAMIPLLNLGIPGSPPAAMLLGAFMLHGIQPGPMLNIDRPTFVLEITAILLLASIAMWVSGIFLSKQVVKVLKVPTSLFMPIIAVLCVIGSYALGMRVFNLYLMLPIGILAYFLSEMKYPIAPLIIGVILGDMCDQNLRRALMVSQGSFMPVFQRPVSLVLILVIAILIAGQIPAFQRFQVRVKEGVVSLFKKKEKSADNA; the protein is encoded by the coding sequence ATGGGTTTTCTGGAACCTTTGCAGATATTTTTTATGAGCATAGTCGGATTGGTCGCCAATCCGGTTAACATACTGATCCTTTTCGGATCGGTTATTATGGGTATCATTTTCGGCGCGACGCCGGGACTGACTGCCACACTGGGAGTCGCTTTGCTGACGACTCTCACATACGGAATGGATGTTTCAACCGCCATGGTCGCCCTTATGGGAATTTATGTCGGCGGTGTCTACGGCGGAAGCTATACGGCCGTTCTTGTCAATATTCCCGGGACCGCCGCTTCGGCAGCTACGGCTCTCGACGGCTATCCCCTGGCACGGAAAGGGCAGGCTGGACGGGCTCTCGGTCTGACGACGACGGCATCGGCCATCGGTACGGTTATCGGTATGGTGTTCGTCGTCATGCTGTCTCCGGTTATCTCGGCCCTCGCCCTGGAATTCACATCCTTCGAGTTTTTCCTGCTGGCGCTATTCGGAATTGTCATCAGCGGAACCCTGACTAGTCAGGATCTGGTTTACAAAGGGTGGATCGCCGGTCTCATCGGACTTTTCCTGGCCACGATCGGCCGGGACAGCCTTCAGTTTTTTCCGCGCTACACCTTCGGAATGAGCGAACTGGAAGGGGGGCTCGATCTGGTTCCCGTCCTCATCGGAGCATTCGGTATCCCCCAGATCATGCAGACCATCCGGGACAATTTTAAAATATCCGAGACGAGCGAGTTTAAAAAGATTCTGCCCGAGTGGAAAACCATCGGAAAAAATATTCCCACCATCCTCAGGTCATCCCTTATAGGAGTGGGTATTGGAGCGGTTCCCGGCATAGGTGAAGATATCGCCGGTTGGGTTTCCTATGGAACAGCCAAGAAAGCCAGCAAGCACCCCGAAGAATTCGGAAAAGGGGCCGTGGAAGCGGTCATTGCCACGGAAACGGCCAACAATTCCTGTATCGGCGGAGCCATGATTCCCCTGCTCAATCTGGGAATACCAGGCAGTCCTCCCGCGGCCATGCTCCTCGGCGCCTTCATGCTTCACGGCATACAGCCGGGACCGATGCTCAATATCGACAGACCGACTTTCGTTCTGGAGATTACGGCCATCCTTCTTCTGGCGTCCATAGCCATGTGGGTGAGCGGAATTTTCCTGTCCAAACAGGTTGTTAAAGTACTCAAAGTTCCCACATCGCTGTTTATGCCTATCATTGCGGTACTGTGCGTCATCGGGTCCTACGCTCTGGGAATGAGGGTGTTCAACCTCTACCTTATGCTCCCCATCGGTATACTGGCTTATTTCCTGTCGGAGATGAAATATCCCATCGCTCCCCTGATTATCGGAGTGATCCTGGGAGACATGTGCGACCAGAACCTGAGACGGGCCCTTATGGTTTCCCAGGGCAGCTTTATGCCTGTTTTCCAGAGACCGGTCTCTCTGGTTCTGATTCTGGTAATCGCCATTCTCATAGCCGGACAGATTCCTGCATTTCAGAGATTTCAGGTCAGAGTGAAAGAAGGAGTTGTCTCGCTCTTTAAAAAAAAAGAGAAAAGCGCTGACAACGCATAA
- a CDS encoding transketolase, whose product MNKNDKAVMLREKARELRKTALTMIHTAGSGHPGGSLSAADFMAALYFDELNIRPEDPKWPDRDRFVLSKGHVCPILYSSLALREYFPYETIYTLRKQGSILQGHPDMKVCPGVDISTGSLGQGLSTAVGMALAGKRDGRSYRVFCLVGDGECQEGQIWEAVQSAVKYELDNLVIIVDNNNLQNDNTCDVVMPTGDLRLKFEAFGCEAYGIDGHDMDQIVEVLDTIRESDKKLPKVIVGKTVKGKGVSFMENVVQWHGMAPDKEQFATAIKDVEEVTV is encoded by the coding sequence ATGAATAAGAATGACAAAGCAGTCATGTTGCGGGAAAAAGCCCGAGAACTGCGCAAAACTGCTCTTACTATGATACATACGGCCGGATCCGGCCATCCCGGAGGCTCCCTTTCGGCAGCCGATTTTATGGCGGCGCTCTACTTTGACGAACTGAATATCCGCCCCGAAGACCCGAAGTGGCCCGACAGAGACCGGTTTGTTCTCTCCAAAGGCCATGTCTGCCCCATCCTCTACTCATCTCTGGCTCTGCGGGAGTATTTTCCCTATGAGACCATCTACACGCTGAGAAAACAGGGATCGATCCTTCAGGGACACCCCGATATGAAAGTCTGCCCCGGCGTGGACATCAGCACCGGATCGCTGGGTCAGGGGCTTTCGACTGCGGTCGGCATGGCTCTGGCCGGGAAAAGAGACGGACGGAGCTACAGGGTTTTCTGTCTGGTCGGTGACGGAGAGTGCCAGGAAGGGCAGATCTGGGAAGCTGTTCAGTCCGCTGTTAAATATGAACTGGATAACCTGGTTATCATCGTAGACAACAATAATCTGCAGAACGACAACACCTGTGATGTGGTCATGCCTACGGGAGATCTGAGGCTCAAGTTTGAAGCCTTCGGCTGCGAAGCCTATGGAATCGACGGGCACGATATGGATCAGATCGTCGAAGTTCTGGATACAATCAGGGAAAGTGATAAAAAACTACCCAAAGTGATCGTCGGCAAGACAGTTAAGGGCAAGGGCGTTTCCTTTATGGAAAATGTGGTTCAGTGGCATGGAATGGCTCCCGACAAGGAGCAGTTCGCCACAGCCATAAAAGATGTTGAAGAGGTGACGGTATGA
- a CDS encoding transketolase family protein, protein MTGKATRDAYGEAILELGRDNKDIYVVDADIGKSCKTVPFSQELPNQHVNVGIAEQNACGVAAGLATCGKIPFVTTYAVFGSMRMSEQIRQEVCYPKLNVKIACSHGGFTPANDGASHQGVEDMGVLRSIPGMTVLMPADFYSAKKLVKAAAAYNGAVYLRFTRDPVPFIYDENAEFEIGKAVKLKEGKDVAIIANGDIMSVALKAAEELEAKGHSVRLLDMHTIKPLDEEAVNTCIEEIGKIITVEDHNILNGLGSAVCEMVAEKGKGIVKRIGIRDQFGESAPYEYLLEKNGITVDNIVKSAERMFQ, encoded by the coding sequence ATGACAGGTAAAGCGACAAGAGATGCCTACGGGGAAGCGATCCTCGAACTGGGCAGAGATAACAAAGATATATATGTAGTGGATGCGGACATCGGCAAATCCTGTAAGACCGTACCCTTTTCGCAGGAACTTCCGAACCAGCATGTCAATGTGGGGATTGCCGAGCAGAATGCCTGCGGGGTAGCGGCCGGTCTGGCGACCTGCGGGAAAATCCCTTTTGTGACGACCTATGCGGTTTTCGGTTCCATGAGGATGTCCGAGCAGATCCGCCAGGAAGTGTGCTACCCGAAGCTGAATGTAAAAATCGCCTGTTCCCACGGGGGATTCACCCCCGCCAACGACGGCGCCAGCCATCAGGGCGTTGAGGATATGGGCGTGCTCCGTTCCATTCCCGGCATGACTGTGCTGATGCCGGCAGACTTCTATTCAGCCAAGAAGCTCGTTAAAGCCGCAGCCGCCTACAATGGTGCTGTCTATCTTCGGTTTACCAGAGATCCTGTCCCTTTCATCTATGATGAGAACGCCGAGTTTGAGATCGGGAAAGCTGTGAAGCTGAAGGAGGGGAAGGATGTCGCGATCATCGCCAACGGAGATATCATGTCCGTTGCCCTGAAAGCGGCTGAAGAGTTGGAAGCGAAGGGACATTCGGTGCGCCTGCTGGATATGCACACCATAAAGCCCCTCGATGAAGAGGCGGTCAATACCTGTATCGAAGAGATCGGGAAGATCATCACTGTGGAAGACCACAATATCCTCAACGGTCTGGGAAGCGCTGTTTGTGAAATGGTTGCCGAAAAAGGGAAGGGGATTGTCAAGCGGATTGGTATTCGCGACCAGTTCGGAGAATCGGCCCCCTACGAGTATCTGCTGGAAAAGAACGGCATTACTGTAGATAATATAGTGAAGTCTGCAGAAAGGATGTTCCAATAG